TGCTCACCGCCCCGACCACCACCTTGACGGCGGCGCGATCGGCGGCGATCGACCAGCTTGCCGCGCTGCGTGCGTGGAACGCCGCCGGGCATCTGCCGGTGCGCACCGGCTTCGTCCGACCGCTGCCGGCGAGCGAGCGGGTGACGCTCGACGCGGCGCTGCTGGCACGCCAGGAGCCCGTCGAACGCGCCGGCGGTTGGGCTGGACCGACGCCGCGCGGCGACCTCGCCTGGGGCACCTGGGTGCGCGTCGACGAGGCCGAGGAGCTCCGCCTGCACCTTGCCGAGGTGAACCTGCCGGAAGGCAGCCGTCTCTGGGTGTGGGGCAGCGACGGCGAGGCGCGGGCGTTCGGCCTCGAGCTGCGCGACGAGCACGGGGATCTGTGGACGCCGAGCGTCTCCGGCTCCGAGCTCTTCCTCGAGGTCGCCCTTCCTGCCGGGTCCCTGGCCCGGGAGGCGAGGCCCGGGTTCGTCGTGCGCGACGTGGCCGAGAGCTTCGCCCTGAACGCCGACGGATCGGTCGCCGGCAGCCTGACGCCGCGCCTCGGCGAGTGCATCGTCGACGCCACCTGCACCACCGCCGCGACCTTCCCCGCCATCGAGAGCGTGCGCAGCGCCATCGCGCAACTCCAGTTCGTCTCGGGGGCCAGCACGTACGTGTGCAGCGGCCAGCTGATCAACGACACGGTGACCTCGACCGTCGTCCCCTACCTGCTGACCGCTCGGCACTGCATCAACACCTCGTCCGAGGCGGCGAGCCTCCAGGCCCGGTGGGACGTGCGTCCGGCGAGCTGCGGCGGAGCCACCCCGGGGAGCTTCCCGATGAGCAACGGGGCGACGCTTCTGGTGTCGGGGGCGAGCTCCGACGTGACCCTCCTGCAGCTGGCGAGCTTCCCGGGAACGCGCACGCTGCTCGGCTGGACGACGCTCGCGCCGGCCGACGGCACGACGCTGCACCGGATCTCGCACCCCTACGTCAACAGCAGTCTCTATCCGCAGTCGTACTCGCGCACCACCGTGTCGACGAGCTTCCCGGCCTGCTCCGACGCACTGCGACCGACCCACATCTACTCGATGACGAATCTCGGCGGCACCTTCGGCGGCAGCTCCGGCTCGGCGCTGCTGCAGTCCGACGGCAAGATCGTCGGCCAGCTCCACGGAGGGTGTCCGGCCGAGGGTCACGACGGTAGCAACGGGTGCGATTACGCCAATGCCGAGGCCGACGGCGCCTTTGCCCAGTCCTACTCGGTGCTGCAGCCGTACCTGAGCCCTTCGGCGAGTGGACCGTGCGTCCCCGACGCGACGACGCTCTGCATCGACCGCACCAGCGGCGACAAGCGTTTCAAGGTGACCGTGACCTTCTCGACCGTGCAGAGCGGCGGCCTCTCCGGCAGCGCCAGGGCGATCGCCCTCACCTCGCTCGGCGTCACCAAGGGCGGTCTCTTCTGGTTCTTCGGCGCCGACAACCCCGAGCTGCTCATCAAGGTCCTCGACGGCTGCACCCTCAACAGCCGCTTCTGGGTCTACCTCACGGCCGGGACGAACGTCGGCTTCACCGTCCAGGTCACCGACACGGTCACCGGGGCGATCCGGGTCTACACGAACAACGACCTGACGCCGCACGTGCCGGTGCAGGACACGACCGTGGGTCTCCCATGCAGCTGAGCCGCACGCTCCTCCTGCTCGCCCTGGCGACCGCACCCGCCGCCGCCGAGGAGGCGGTCGACGGACGCATCGCCAACGGCACGCTCGATTTCGCCCACCCGGCGGTCGGCGCGGTGCGCGGCACCTCCGGCACGCTCTGCAGCGCCGTGCTCGTCGGCTGCCGCACGGCACTCACCGCCGCGCACTGCTTCTGCAAGGACCCCGGCACCGGGGTGCCGCTGACGGCGAGCGAGTGCGCCGCCCAGCCGGCCCTCACCTCACCCACCGGTCGCACGCTCTGGTTCCAGCATGGCGGTGAGCTGCCGATCGTCAAGATCGACATCGCACCGGACTTCGCCTTCGGCAGCCGCAGCGACCTCGCCCTCCTCCACCTCGGCGGACCGGTCGAAGGAGTGGCCCCGCTGCCGCTGCGCTCGGGCACCGCGCCAGCGGCCGGGACGACCGCGACGCTCGTCGGCTTCGGCCGCGCCGGCGGTGCCGTCGACGACCGGGGCCTCAAGCGCACCGGGCGGGCGACGCTCGCCACCTGCTCGGCGGTCTCCGGCAGCACGAACTTCTGCTGGCGCTTCGCCGACCCGCTGCCCGCTGCGGGCCTCGCCTCGAACGCCTGCGATGGCGACGGCGGCGGGCCGCTGCTCGTCGACGCCGCCGGGACGACGACCGTCGCCGGAATCGTCTCCGGCGGCACCTCGGCCGGTTGCCTGCCGCCGGACGAAGGTTGGGCGAGCGATGTCGCGACGGACGCGGCATGGCTCGCGGCCCAGGCCGGCAGCGATCTCGGTGCGAGCGGCTGCGGCGGTCTCGCCCCGGTCGGCACCGTCGGCGCGACCGTGGCAAGCGCCAGCGGCGACCTCTCCGGCACGACGCCGGAGGTTCGCTCGAGCGTCGTCGTGCCGGCCGGCGCAGCCCGTTTGCGCGTGGCGGTCAACGGCGACGAGGTCGGGCGCACGGCGACCTCGACCGACTTCGACCTCTACCTCCAGGTCGGGACACAGCCGACGACCTCGAGCTTCGCCTGCCGCAGCAACGCCGGCAGCGTCTTCGAGACCTGCGACGTCCTCGCGCCGGCCGCCGGCACGTGGAATCTCCTGCTCACGCGGGACGCCGGCGCCGGCAACTATCAGGTCACCGCCACGACCTTCAACAAGGTCACCACGACCTGCACCCCGGGCGACAAGACCCTCTGCGTCGACGACACCGCGGCCGACCAGCGCTTCAAGGTGCAGGTCGACTACTTCTCGACGCGCAACGGCGGCTTCGCCGGCCAGGGACACGCGATCGCCCTCTCCAGCCTCGGCGTGACGCGCGGCGGTCTCTTCTGGTTCTTCGGTGCCGAAAACCCGGAGCTCCTCGTCAAGGTGCTCAACGGCTGCGGGCTGAACAACCGCTTCTGGATCTACATGACGGCGGGAACCGACGTGGGGTACGCGGTGATCGTCACCGACACCAGGACGGGGATCTCGCGCGTCTACCGCAACACCGACGGCAGCCCGGCGCTGCCGGTGCAGGACGTCGACGCGCTGCCCTGTTCGTAGGCCGAGTCAGGCGGCGGGAGAACGCTTCCGCCGCCGTCCGATCGCCCAGGCCGTCGCCAGACCGAGCAGGGCGGTCGCCGTGATCGCCCCGCCGACGACGAATCCGGTCGGCCGGTAGAACAGCTCGACTTCGCTCGCCCCGGCCGGCAACTCCACCGCCAGGAAGGCGTGATCGCCGAAGGCGAGCGGCAAGTCGCGCCCCGCCGAGCGCGCATGCCAACCTTTCCACGCCGCGAGCGTGACGATCGCCCAGGCGGGTTGGTCCAGGCTCGCCGAGAGCCGGTAGCCGGCCCCATCCGCCCGGAGGGTCAGCCGGCCGGTCCCGTTCGGCTCCTCGGCCGGTGCCGAAGTCAGTGCCGAAGCCGGTGTAACACTGCGCCGCGGATCGTCGATCCAGGCGAGTGCCGAAAAATCCCGCGTCTCCCGCATCTCGCGCACGGTCACCGCACCATCGTGGGTGTAGCGCACGCGCGCCGGCAGGAAGGCGCGCTCGAGCGCCTCGCGATTCCGCCAGAGGCGCGAGGCATGGCCGGTGGCGACGAGCTCCCATCCGGCGGCGCCACCGAAGCTCTCGGAGGTCACCGCGTAGCGCACGTTGAGCAGATCGAGCAGCGGCGCCTCGAGGTCGTCGACGCGGTTGAACCAGACGGGGATCGGTACGCTCCACAGCGGGTGGAGCTCGAGCAGCCGGCGCAGCGTGAGCGCTTGATAGCCACGCGGATCCTCGAGGCCGTAGTGCGTGGCCGTGGCCGGCAACAGGCCGTAGCCGTGCCCGACCACCCGGTACGGTGTGGACTCGGCGCCGAGTCGATCGAGCGGGGCCACTCGCGGGTAGAAGGCGTCGGCCGAGTGGATCGGGAAGAGACCCCCGATCTCGATCCGGCGCTGACTGACGAGGAGCACCAACGCAAGTCCAGCGACGTGCCCCGCCCGGGACCCGCGACGGTTCGTCCAGGCGGCGACACCGAGCAGGAGCGGTGCGAGAACGAGAACCGCTCCACGAAGGGCGGCACCGCGCGCGGAGAAGCCCGAGGCGACGAGCGCGGGGCCCACCGTGGCGACGACGAGCGCGAGCGCTAGAGCCGATCCACCGGCGAGCAGACCGAGCCGCCGGTCCGGACGCTCGAGCCACTCGGCGAGCCCGAGCGCCGCCAGGCCGACGAGACCGAAGCCGCCGACGAAGAAGAGGCGTTCGTTGAGCGAGATGTCGAAGAGCGGCACCTTGGCGATCGCCTCGGAGATCCCGGGAGCTTGGACGCCGGCGGCCAGGCCGACGACGGCGAAGGCCGCGAAAGCGAAACGACGCGGCTCGCGACGCCGCGCCAGACCGAGAAGAGCGAGCGGCAGCAGGACACTCCCGACATACGAGGTCCCCGGCATCCGCCAGGAGGGAGGGACCGGCGGCTCGACCTCCCCCGGAACACCGAAGGCGAATGGCACGGCGCTCGCCGCGAGATGCTGGAGCGCATCGGGCCAAGGCACGCTCCGCGCCACCACGCCCGCCGCAGCCTTGCGCCAAGCGTGCTCGAAGGTCTGCGGCAACGCTTCGAGGATCGGCAGGAGCGCGACCGCCGAGAGCGCCAGCGCCAGCGCTCCCCCGGCCACTCCGGAGACGGCGACGGCACCGGGTCGGACCGGACGCGCGACCAGCCACTCGATCGCCGCCCACACCGCGCCGAAGAGCACGAGATGGACACCGGTCTCCGGATGGCCGGCGAGCAGCGGACAGGCGAGCGAAACCGCGAGCAGCAGGGCCGACTTCGTTCCGGGGGCGCGCACCACCCGGCGGCCGCCGAGCAGCACGAGCGGCAGCCAGCCGACCGCCACCCCCATTGGCCAGTGGATCCAGAAGGCGACGAAGCTCGAGAAGGCCCAACCGGCGGCGCCGAGGAGCGCGGGTCTCTCCCCGAGGCCGAGGTCGGCGAAGAAGAGCCAGGCCCCGAGCGCCGCGACGAAGAAGGCGAACGCCGTCTGCAGCGTCAGGAAGACCGGGAACGGCAGCCACACCGTCAGCGGCACGAGCGGGTAGAAGGGCGCCGCCTGGGCCGTGCCGGCGAGCAGATCGCCACAGAGCATCGACGGGTTCCACAACGGCCACTCGCCAGCGCGCCAGGCCCGGTGCACGGCGTGTCGCCACGGGGCGATCTGCGAGGTGATGTCGGTGAAGATCCCGGGCGCGGTGGACGCCACGCCGAACTCGCCGCGCGCCGCCTGGAGCGGCTCGACGTTCCAGCCGATGTCGGCCGGCGCGTAGGCCGTGTCCCGCAGCATGGCGCCGCCGGTGAAGAGGAGGGGCAAGAGGAGTAGGACGCAGCGCGACTTTCGCGGCAGTCTCGTGACTCCACGATGCACACCCATCAAGAGCGCGAACGCAAGCAGCAGATACGGCGGCAGTGACTGCACAGATACCTCAAGAAGGAGCTAGTCCATGAGCGGCCCAATATCGCCGCCGAGCTTTTCATTCTTGCGATACCCGGGCTCGGTTTCGGCGAAAGCAACCTGAACTGGTTCTGGACTCTCCCTTGCGGACTCCGGGTTCAACGCACACCAGATAGACGAACTTCGCATCAAGAAATAACCTGAACCGCCTGCAGCCAAGGTCGCGAGGCGGCCACTGAAGACCCGCAACACGGTGCAGGCTTCTTTCCGGGTCGAGAGGAAGGCACCCTGTGGCAACATGTTAGGAGACGAGAGTAGTCAGGGTGCAACGTTCGGTACCGCTTCGTCGAAGCAGCACATTTCCACCGGCCCTATGGTGTGGGCGATTCTCCGCATGGTGGACGAAAGCCTCAAGCAGCTGAGGTCGAGCTTCAGAGAGTTCTGCTCTTGGATCGACCGTTCGTGTTTCCTTCGATTCGAATTCCTAGCTCGCCACCACTGATGGAGCTCCCCAGAACTTGCAGTGAACGCCGTCTGGTTGAGGAGTTCAGCCACGACCTGCAGATTCGCTGATTCGTGGGCAAGGGCCTTGACCAGAATGTCTGGGCACCGATCGGCCTCGCCAAGGGCTACGCCCGACTGCTCAGCGGCGACATCGCATCGCGACTCCTGGGCGAAATCCTCGGGCTGTCGTGGAGAAGTAGACCTCTGTCTGACAAGCGCTTCACGGTCGGCAACACGATGATCGAGGCGTGCGCTGAGGGCAAGTGCTTCCGACCCAAGCACGGCAAGCCGCTGGAGTGACCGAATGGCGACTCCCGCGGCGAGAAGCGCTCGAACTCGACGCATACCACGACCGCGGGCCCGGACTCGCGGCGCTACCGACGGACTTTCCCTCGTGAGTTGACGCTCTGCCTCCTCGGGCACGTCGTCATGAAGAATCGAAAGGACCTCGCCGTGGTCCGGAGCCTGACAGTGTCTTTCGGCTACGCGGAGAGGGCCCCAGCCGTCGCTTTGATCGAACCTATTCAACGTGGCGAATTCTCCATCCTCGGAGCCTACGAAGGCGAGTACTCGGCGATCCTGGTCACCGCGTTGCAGCAGATCAGAGTCAACCCGCACGGGTCGCAGACTGGCACCGTAGCGCGCAATGCCATCGGCCCGCGAAGGGCTTGGCATGTCTGGTCCAAAATCAGCGAAGTGCCGCGGCCGAAGATTTGGAAGAGTGCCGGCCTCGCTTGAGCGTGTCGCTAGGCAATGAAAGATGAGAGTTCGAGGGCAGGCTCGCATCAAATGGGCGTTATCGTTCGCGCTTGGGGCCCTGGACCTCGATCGAGAGCGCGATCTGGCGGCTACCACGTGCCCACCCACGACATGAGAGACCAGC
This genomic window from Holophagales bacterium contains:
- a CDS encoding trypsin-like peptidase domain-containing protein, with the translated sequence MTFYPFRRTTVAFVTVCGLAALAPLAAQPLVEVASETAAMALDQRAAEAPPMRLADALLTAPTTTLTAARSAAIDQLAALRAWNAAGHLPVRTGFVRPLPASERVTLDAALLARQEPVERAGGWAGPTPRGDLAWGTWVRVDEAEELRLHLAEVNLPEGSRLWVWGSDGEARAFGLELRDEHGDLWTPSVSGSELFLEVALPAGSLAREARPGFVVRDVAESFALNADGSVAGSLTPRLGECIVDATCTTAATFPAIESVRSAIAQLQFVSGASTYVCSGQLINDTVTSTVVPYLLTARHCINTSSEAASLQARWDVRPASCGGATPGSFPMSNGATLLVSGASSDVTLLQLASFPGTRTLLGWTTLAPADGTTLHRISHPYVNSSLYPQSYSRTTVSTSFPACSDALRPTHIYSMTNLGGTFGGSSGSALLQSDGKIVGQLHGGCPAEGHDGSNGCDYANAEADGAFAQSYSVLQPYLSPSASGPCVPDATTLCIDRTSGDKRFKVTVTFSTVQSGGLSGSARAIALTSLGVTKGGLFWFFGADNPELLIKVLDGCTLNSRFWVYLTAGTNVGFTVQVTDTVTGAIRVYTNNDLTPHVPVQDTTVGLPCS
- a CDS encoding trypsin-like serine protease; the encoded protein is MQLSRTLLLLALATAPAAAEEAVDGRIANGTLDFAHPAVGAVRGTSGTLCSAVLVGCRTALTAAHCFCKDPGTGVPLTASECAAQPALTSPTGRTLWFQHGGELPIVKIDIAPDFAFGSRSDLALLHLGGPVEGVAPLPLRSGTAPAAGTTATLVGFGRAGGAVDDRGLKRTGRATLATCSAVSGSTNFCWRFADPLPAAGLASNACDGDGGGPLLVDAAGTTTVAGIVSGGTSAGCLPPDEGWASDVATDAAWLAAQAGSDLGASGCGGLAPVGTVGATVASASGDLSGTTPEVRSSVVVPAGAARLRVAVNGDEVGRTATSTDFDLYLQVGTQPTTSSFACRSNAGSVFETCDVLAPAAGTWNLLLTRDAGAGNYQVTATTFNKVTTTCTPGDKTLCVDDTAADQRFKVQVDYFSTRNGGFAGQGHAIALSSLGVTRGGLFWFFGAENPELLVKVLNGCGLNNRFWIYMTAGTDVGYAVIVTDTRTGISRVYRNTDGSPALPVQDVDALPCS